tttttatttgtcattttcttagaaatcaagaaataaactttttacctattattatattttaaatttatttagaaaattaatgtctttaaaaatatagaacttctttaatgaataattaattttaacatttataaatcaataagagtaaaaataataaattcatggtattaatttttattattaggaTTTAATGTCAAAGTAAAAAATGAGCCCGTAAGACGGATGGAGTAATATGTTATACCATTGGAAATGCAGTGCACTGAaactttcaaataatttattgcTACCTACCTTTGTTCTATATTATAAGTtatctttttttgaaaataaatgaatcataattatatgtcattttataaaatttatacataaaatattatattttatccattaaatccttattaattaattaattttaaaaatatatttactttaattaactttaaaaatttattactaattaaataaaaacataaaaataaaaccattttaattttaaatataaatacaaataaaaaaagactTATAATATGGAACGAAGATAATAACAAGGATAAATGGATAAACTTTGGTGCTCACTAGCAGCAGAAGCGTAATACTATATTCCAATATTAAATCTTCATAAAGTATATTGCATTAATAAGGGCCACTTGGCCTTAAAGTAGATATGTCATCTAACTTCTTTCCTCTTTTTTGCAGAATTATATAACgtaattattagtattatctaTCTTAATAAACCTGAATGAGAATTTAACAAGCTTCCTATATAGCGCCACGTTCAAGATACTCTCAGTtctcacatatatatttataatttaattaataataataaccttATTATCAAAACtccaaagtatgtgtgcatgtTCGATGGGCGCACAACTAAGAATCTAAGTTATACAAGTcctcttcattttaatttttaaccaTAAAAAAAGACCCTCGTAAGTTACCCCTTCTAAAAattattactagtatatattATCACAACAATTGTATAACAAGTTAATGAGTAaccaaagtttttttttttaaataaattactttttGGAATTATGTTACCGAAAAACTTAAAGGGAAGCAATTGCCCATGCGTGAAATGACTTTGCCATGATTCCAGCTGAATTTCACAACTTACATCATTGGCTATAGATTCTGATAGATGTATCAATTagtaatatacatatattcataacTGTGAAGATCGAACTTTCCTTTTAACATAATTTACAAAGCCAACTGACATAAcattaatacaaaattttatatttatattaaaaaaaaagtagacaATTTAGATGCACTTCAAGTCTCTTTTACTCCTTTTCTTCAAATGCACCTTCACATAAAAATTGAGGACTAAAAATAGAATAGCAGCATTGAGCACTGAATTGAAAAGCCATGCCCCAATTCCGTTACACCCACCTTTCATGAAATGGAGCAACAGCACCCCAACATGGCACACAACGTTACATCCCAGTAACAGAATCTGACAGCTTACAACAAACGGGAAACACGCGCTTGGCAATCCAATCGCCGTCCAAAATCTGTAACCGTAAACCACAGAATATAAAAGCGTTGTAAATAGTATTGCAAGTACTTGAAACGATTGCGAGAATTCTAGCCACAGGAAGGACATAAATATGAGTATGGAGTGGTTGAAGAGTTGAAAGAAGGAGAGTCTTCGACGACGGAGAATGGAGAAGAAAGTACGTAGCGTGTGGAGGAAGCGAGATAGGTAGAAAATGTAGGACCAAAAGAAGACACGTCCGGAAGGGCGCGTGCCGAGAGGGAAACAGAGGAGCCACTGGAAAGTGGTGGTTTTGTTACGGCGCCAGAACCATCGAGTTTCGCGGATTTCAGCGGCGGCGGAGAGGAGTATGCCGGTGAAGATGGTGAGGGAGATTAGGACCATAGAGAGGGAGTGAACAGCAGGGATAGGGCCGAGAGGGAGAGGACGGCGGTTGCGGAAGAGGAGGCAGAGAAAAAGGTGGAGGAAGAGGGAGAAGATAACATAGGCAGCAATGGAGGTGAAGAGGAAGAACCACGTGTTACCCCATGATTGGCTATGACTCCAACGAAAATTTACAACAGAAGGGTGCTGGGAGAGATAATAACGCACGATGTGAATCATCGAACAAATTGCTATGAGCTGGAGAAatgatttgaaattaaaaagttgATAATGAATTAATGTGTTTTGCACAAAAGACTGCGTAGTTCCACAGCTAGACTTTTTAGTACACCAGTAGTAGCTCCGATTCTTTTATGAGGCTTTGAGTGAAATGTTCGGTGGAAAATGACTGCTTATAAAATTTTGTGCTATTATATATAGTACTAGGCCTAGGACTCATCTATAAACGTTGAATATCAAAGTTTCTTTTTGCCACTTTTTCtgttatgacttattttaattaatttactgTAGGAATAAGTATATGAGAATATTTATCGATTTGatgtaattattaattttattttagaatagTTTGAcagttttaataattattttactcgattaatttaatttagatatGCTTCTCGATACTTTTTGATATGTCATGTGATATAATAAATAGTCTCAAACTCTTATCGGATAAGTCGAGAGAAGTGttgaaaattcttttaaatttggtgaaattttaGAGATGTATTTTATTCATGCTACAAGATCGAAATTGTATTTAAGTTTAGTAAATCAATTAAaagagtgtttttaaaaatgttaatagTTCAAGATGAAACTAATACTTCCtccgttttaaaaaaaatgatcttatttcctttttagtctgtttcaaaaagaatcacgccttttcttttttgacaacactttaactttctacatgacatgtttaagatcacaaaattataggatattttgatacaattgacacaactttaatttaaaactacaagattaatttattttttcttttcttaaactccatttaaattaaattaaatcattgagAGTATATAATTTAGGGAAaatggtctgatatacccctcaactttgtcatttagagctgatataccccttgttatgaaagtggctcatatatacccctacttgtaaacaaatggctcgcatatacccttttcctctaacggaaatgaaaaaaaaataattttaatctaaatttttatttttttttctaaaaaatataatcctatatgagtaaatttaatcctcgtcaaacatatttttttttgactttttctgtttcaatgactaatttataattattattttgataatcaaatttatttatgtttcactaatattcttgtaaaacttattgtagatgaccaaattttttctttgaatacgaaattaaattacaatacacacaaaaaaaaatagtttaattttttttctttaaactaaggaatgtaagaaaaaaataaaataagaataagaaactcaaataattataataaaagaagtcaaaaaataatttatgtatgaaaaaattaaaatataccttgaattttgatagaagaatcatatatacacctaaataattttttaaaaaaattataagtaataaatataaatttaaaaccaattttttaacttccgttaaaggaagggtatatgtgagccattttgtaacggcatgggtatatatgagccgtttgtataacggtaagggcatatatgagccacttctataacaaggggtatatcagctccaaatgataaagttgaggggtatatccgACGCTTTTccctataatttatattaaatatcataatcataagtaCTTCCGTCTTTTCAAAGACTTCATTTTTTCGGCAGgtatatattaaagaaaatttcAGTAAATagcaaatataatattataccaTAGAGAGTTATTACTTACTAATTACCTTTTAAGTGACTCCACTATGTAACTATTTTTACTTCAACCACATTATAATTTGACCTTTTTAATGAAGCAGGGATTCATTAGGACACGTTTTTAACCTTTGAATTTTTAACCAAattaagccattatataaaataatttaccaaagtaatacatttttctaaaattttacaaaactagtataaatatatttcacggtaacgttttagggtatatttttttttaaaaaaactaacagcattaggttgatatacgttactgtaagtaacgttttactcctaaaacgttattttcagtaacgttttactcctaaaacgttactacGAGTAACGTTTTAgaagtaaaacgttactgtgagtaacgtatatcaatctgacgccatcaacttttaaaaaataaaatatctcctaaaacgttactgtgaaatacgtttatactagttttataaaattttagaaaaacatattattttggtgaatggctttatataatggcttaatTTGGTTAAAACCTC
This window of the Solanum pennellii chromosome 2, SPENNV200 genome carries:
- the LOC107010488 gene encoding elongation of fatty acids protein 3-like, giving the protein MIHIVRYYLSQHPSVVNFRWSHSQSWGNTWFFLFTSIAAYVIFSLFLHLFLCLLFRNRRPLPLGPIPAVHSLSMVLISLTIFTGILLSAAAEIRETRWFWRRNKTTTFQWLLCFPLGTRPSGRVFFWSYIFYLSRFLHTLRTFFSILRRRRLSFFQLFNHSILIFMSFLWLEFSQSFQVLAILFTTLLYSVVYGYRFWTAIGLPSACFPFVVSCQILLLGCNVVCHVGVLLLHFMKGGCNGIGAWLFNSVLNAAILFLVLNFYVKVHLKKRSKRDLKCI